The window TTGAGCCTGACGTACTCGCGGTCGTAGCGGCGCATGAACCCGACCTGCACCCGGCGGTGCCCCAGCCGCCGTTCGGCCTCCAGCAGGCGCAGTGCGGAGGCGGGGTCCGGGGTGAGGGGCTTCTCGCACAGGACGGGCAGGTCGTACTCGAACGCGGTGAGCAGGGCCGCCTCGTGGGCGGGGCCCGGGGAGGCGACGAGGACGGCGTCGACGCCCGGTGCGGCCAGCGCCTGCGCGGTGTCGGCGTAGGCGGCGCAGCCCTCGACGCCGGCGGCGACCGCCTCGGCGCGCTCGGTGTCGAGGTCGACCACGGCGGCCACATGGGCACCGCTGATCACGTCGGTGAGCCGGCGCACATGGTCGGCGCCCATCCGGCCGGTACCGATGACGGCGACGCCGAGCGACGCGGACCGCGCACCGGGTGAGCCCTGCCGAGAACCGGGTGAGCCCTGCGGGGACATGACGTTCCTGCCTCTCGTGACCGCACGGATCCCCTACGGGGAATCGTGTTTTGCCGCACTCCGCTCACAGGTTAGGCTCCCCCGGCACACGGGGGGCGTGTGCACATCAAAGTGGGGGCACGGGGGCATGACCGACGACGTCGCGGATTCCGGAACGGGTGCGGGGGCGGGTCCCGCAGCGGGCGCGAGAGCGGGCTCCGGCAAGGAGATGAGCACGGCGGCCCAGGTGATCTCGGCGGTGGCGACCGTCGGAGTGCTCCTGGGTGGCCTGTGGGCACTGGGAGACCTCCTCGACCAGACGCCCCAGACCCTGGGACCGGCCGCGTGCTCGTCCTCCGACGACGCCTCGCCCGCTCCGCGGGGCAGGGTCTCCGGGGCGCGGCTGTGCACCGCCCTGAACCGCGCCGACCTGCCCGCGCTCCTCGGCACCCCGACCGAGCAGGCGGTGAGCGCGTCGGGCAGCGAGAGCGAGTCGAAGTGGGCCGACGGCACCAAAACGGTCACCCCCGAGGCGAAGGTCGAGCTGGACACCTACGCGGTGGAGCTGTCGGCGTCCTACGAGGACCTCCCGGTCGGCGAGTCGGTCGGCTACCTGGGCGCCGACGCCACGAGCAGGACCGTCCTGGGACACCGGGCGGTCCTGTACTCGGGACAGACCATCGCCATCTCCTTCAGGCTCGACGGCAGCGACGCCGAGTCCGGCCCCGGCGGCGTCGCCCGCCGGCTGCTGGTCGCGACCGACCCGAAGGACAGCGGCAGCACCTACGAAATCGTCATCTGGCGCCAGGACTCCCAACGGCCCGACGACCAGGCCCTGTTCCGGATCGCCGAGAAGGTCCTGCCGACACTCCCGGGCTGGAAACCGGCCGGCTGACCCCTCGTCGTGGCCCGTGACTCCTACGACACGGGCCCGTCGAAGGTGTCGAGCGCCCAGGCACCCGCATGGGGGCCGAACCCGTTCGGCCCCGCCTGCGCGGTCAGTCGGGCGTCGCGGGCACGGGACTCCGGTCCGTCGGGCAGGTGGTAGTCCTCGCCCGCCCGCGCGGATCCGGCCTGCACCCGGGTGGCGGTGGCGAGCCGTCGGCGCACGTACCGGTCCAGCGCGTCGGGAACGTCGGCCGGTGCCGCGCCCGCGAGGCAGTCGCCGAGCACCGCCGCGTCGACCAGGGCCTGGGCCGCGCCCTGCGCGTGGAACGGCACCATCGCGTGGGCGCTGTCGCCGAGCAGGGCGACGCGTCCGACGTTCCAGCGGGCGAGTGGGGCGCGGGTGTGGATGCCGTACCGGAGCACCTCCCCCGCCCGTCCCAGGACCTCGCGCACCCGGGGGTCCCATCCGTCGAACGCGCGCAGGTACTCGCCCGGCTCGGCCCGGGCGGTCCACGACTCCCGCGCCGCCCCGGTACCGACGACGCCGACGACGTTGAGCAGTTCACCGCGCCGCACCCAGTAGTGCACGAAGTGCCGTCCGGGCCCGAGCCAGAGCGCGTACTCCGGGAGGTCCAGTCCGGCCACCTCGGCGGCCGGCAGCAGCGCCCGGTAGGCGGCGGTC is drawn from Streptomyces bottropensis ATCC 25435 and contains these coding sequences:
- a CDS encoding DUF6215 domain-containing protein, with protein sequence MSTAAQVISAVATVGVLLGGLWALGDLLDQTPQTLGPAACSSSDDASPAPRGRVSGARLCTALNRADLPALLGTPTEQAVSASGSESESKWADGTKTVTPEAKVELDTYAVELSASYEDLPVGESVGYLGADATSRTVLGHRAVLYSGQTIAISFRLDGSDAESGPGGVARRLLVATDPKDSGSTYEIVIWRQDSQRPDDQALFRIAEKVLPTLPGWKPAG
- a CDS encoding FAD-dependent monooxygenase, translating into MRAIVVGAGIGGLAAALSLRRAGCEVTLVEQAPRFTEIGAGIQLAPNATRVLRRLGLLDAVAARSHRPSRLSFRTWSDGGEICGYPLGREVEDAFGAPYLQTHRADLHRILAAAVPPGSVRPDTVAVGVEQDDRSVWLTTADGERLSADLVVAADGVRSRARRWLFGADEALYSGTAAYRALLPAAEVAGLDLPEYALWLGPGRHFVHYWVRRGELLNVVGVVGTGAARESWTARAEPGEYLRAFDGWDPRVREVLGRAGEVLRYGIHTRAPLARWNVGRVALLGDSAHAMVPFHAQGAAQALVDAAVLGDCLAGAAPADVPDALDRYVRRRLATATRVQAGSARAGEDYHLPDGPESRARDARLTAQAGPNGFGPHAGAWALDTFDGPVS